In Cotesia glomerata isolate CgM1 linkage group LG3, MPM_Cglom_v2.3, whole genome shotgun sequence, one genomic interval encodes:
- the LOC123261666 gene encoding uncharacterized protein LOC123261666 isoform X1 — protein MKIFAAAISILCVVIDQKATVQGGLIDIFRGKDKTPDEASGEGSGGFSGGLSGNLKLPGNILSECSVGGNVNGNIGASPSGGIQGDVNAEVNLPSCDCIRKFDAQGSVGGGGSTGFGGFGVSGGASFGGSLAMPGVNCAETDNPPEEEPNEEQDPSEEQESSEDENSPEEEEVDVTTLPLCADLRKQDLQGSLGSTDTSNKVAPGNRNKDNVFEKISVIIPGVNCYEPEPPEKESEESTEAPEESEESEQSTVAPKESEESEQSTDVYGESEESEESTETPEESKESEQSTEAPEKSEESEQSTEAPEESEESEQSTEAPEESEESEESTETPEESKESEQSTEAPEESEESEQSTEAPEESEESEQSTEAPEELEESEESTEAPGKNSYCYHLDINRDIIMSPKNNFLTASPVGNADAPAEFYQTMYMDNALQIYQTDLSLDKKLIYDSKPEKKMTNICNDSYPEGSIEANIWKIINLEVMAGKGCPVKKGSGYTFPEWLRGTELTLNEPLEYGNYKLNIDFDTPQGAWALKLLFLFEVNENSECTVKESFDESTEEPEESTEAPEESEESEQSTEAPEESEESEQSTEAPEESEESEQSTEAPEELEESEESTEAPGKNSYCYRLDINRDIIMSPKNNFLTASPVENADAPAEFYQTMNMDNALQIYQTDLSLDKKLIYDSKPEKKMTNICNDSYPEGSIEANIWKIINLEVMAGKGCPVEKGSGYTFPEWLRGTELTLNEPLEYGNYKLNIDFDTPQDAWALKLLILFEVNENSECTVKESFDESTEEPEESTEAPEESEESEQSTEAPEESEESEQSTEAPEESEESEQSTEAPEELEESEESTEAPGKNSYCYRLDINRDIIMSPKNYFLTASPVENADAPAEFYQTMNMDNALQIYQTDLSLDKKLIYDSKPEKKMTNICNDSYPEGSIEANIWKIINLEVMAGKGCPVEKGSGYTFPEWLRGTELTLNEPLEYGNYKLNIDFDTPQDAWALKLLILFEVNENSECTVKESFDESTEEPEESTEAPEESEESEQSTEAPEESEESEQSTEAPEELEESEESTEAPGKNSYCYRLDINRDIIMSPKNNFLTASPVENADAPAEFYQTMNMDNALQIYQTDLSLDKKLIYDSKPEKKMTNICNDSYPEGSIEANIWKIINLEVMAGKGCPVEKGSGYTFPEWLRGTELTLNEPLEYGNYKLNIDFDTPQDAWALKLLFLFEVNENSECTVKESFDESTEAPEESEESEQSTEAPEESEESEQSTEAPEELEESEESTEAPGRNSYCYHLDINRDIIMSPKNNFLTASPVGNADSPAEFYQTMNMDNALQIYQTDLSLDKKLIYDSKPEKKMTNICNDSYPEGSIEANIWKIINLEVMAGKGCPVEKGSGYTFPEWLRGTELTLNEPLEYGNYKLNIDFDTPQDAWALKLLFLFEVNENSECTVKESFDESTEEPEESTEAPEESEESEQSTEAPEESEESEQSTEAPEESEESEQSTEAPEELEESEESTEAPGRNSYCYHLDINRDIIMSPKNNFLTASPVGNADSPAEFYQTMNMDNALQIYQTDLSLDKKLIYDSKPEKKMTNICNDSYPEGSIEANIWKIINLEVMAGKGCPVEKGSGYTFPEWLRGTELTLNEPLEYGNYKLNIDFDTPQGAWALKLSFLFEVNENSECTVKESFDESTEAPEESEESEEESEQCYIVDMDVQVVKIPMFMGVLNKPMDKDNAFKINGADMKVDGKFIYDSRSEEEMTNACEDSYPEGSFQANIWHMFNLGILKGKGCPVEQGSIKTFPKKLDDMQLKINERLEPGDYTAHLDLAAPDGTWAGAIYFYFMLDGPSECKEEEEPQEPIKPFEDESNSNCYKVDIRRSTLLTPENNFLNSSEPTGDVTAEFYQTMDMENALQFYQADISVNKESIYDSKPEKKMTNVCDDSYPEGSIEANIWKIINLEVMAGKGCPVEKGSDYTFPKWLRRTELTFNDPLEYGNYKVHMDFDTPDGKWALGLYFNFVVDENSMCTRP, from the exons atgaaaattttcgcCGCTGCAATTTCGATATTATGTGTGGTAATTGATCAAAAA gCCACGGTACAAGGAGGATTGATCGATATATTTAGAGGAAAAGATAAAACACCAGATGAAGCATCTGGTGAAGGATCAGGTGGATTTTCTGGAGGACTATCgggtaatttaaaattaccagGGAACATTTTATCAGAATGTAGTGTTGGAGGGAATGTAAATGGCAACATTGGAGCTTCACCATCTGGAGGTATACAAGGAGATGTTAATGCAGAAGTTAATTTGCCGTCTTGTGACTGCATCAGAAAATTCGATGCCCAAGGGTCCGTAGGCGGTGGAGGATCTACTGGTTTTGGTGGTTTCGGAGTTAGTGGTGGAGCAAGTTTTGGTGGAAGTCTTGca ATGCCGGGGGTGAATTGCGCTGAAACTGATAATCCGCCTGAAGAAGAACCTAATGAAGAACAAGATCCATCAGAAGAGCAAGAGTCTTCTGAAGACGAAAATTCGCctgaagaagaagaagttGATGTTACAACTTTACCTCTTTGCGCAGATTTACGTAAACAAGATCTCCAAGGATCGTTAGGAAGTACAGATACGTCTAATAAAGTCGCTCCAGGAAACCGTAATAAAGATaatgtttttgaaaaaatttccgtTATT ATTCCCGGAGTTAATTGCTATGAGCCAGAGCCTCCAGAAAAAGAGTCTGAAGAATCAACAGAAGCGCCTGAGGAGTCAGAAGAGTCTGAACAATCAACAGTAGCACCTAAAGAGTCAGAAGAGTCTGAACAATCAACGGACGTATACGGAGAGTCAGAAGAGTCTGAAGAATCAACAGAAACACCTGAGGAGTCGAAAGAGTCTGAACAATCAACAGAAGCACCTGAAAAGTCAGAAGAGTCTGAACAATCAACAGAAGCACCTGAAGAATCAGAAGAGTCTGAACAATCAACAGAAGCACCTGAAGAG TCAGAAGAGTCTGAAGAATCAACAGAAACACCTGAAGAGTCGAAAGAGTCTGAACAATCAACAGAAGCACCTGAAGAATCAGAAGAGTCTGAACAATCAACAGAAGCACCTGAAGAATCAGAAGAGTCTGAACAATCAACAGAAGCACCTGAAGAGTTAGAAGAGTCTGAAGAATCAACAGAAGCACCaggaaaaaattcttactGTTATCACCTAGATAttaatagagatataataaTGTCacccaagaataattttttaacggcTTCTCCAGTTGGAAATGCTGATGCACCTGCTGAATTCTATCAAACAATGTACATGGACAATGCACTTCAAATT TACCAAACTGACCTCTCACTAGATAAGAAACTTATTTATGATTCaaaacctgaaaaaaaaatgacaaatattTGCAATGATTCATATCCAGAAGGATCAATTGAAGCCAATATTtggaaaattatcaatttagaGGTCATGGCCGGTAAAGGATGTCCTGTAAAGAAA GGAAGTGGTTATACTTTTCCAGAATGGCTTAGAGGAACGGAACTTACGCTTAATGAACCATTGGAGTACGgcaattacaaattaaatattgattttgaTACTCCTCAAGGTGCCTGGGCGTTGAAACTGTTATTTCTGTTTGAAGTAAACGAAAACTCTGAGTGCACTGTTAAAGAAAGTTTTGACGAATCAACAGAAGAACCTGAAGAATCAACAGAAGCACCTGAAGAATCAGAAGAGTCTGAACAATCAACAGAAGCACCTGAAGAATCAGAAGAGTCTGAACAATCAACAGAAGCACCTGAAGAATCAGAAGAGTCTGAACAATCAACAGAAGCACCTGAAGAGTTAGAAGAGTCTGAAGAATCAACAGAAGCACCaggaaaaaattcttactGTTATCGCCTAGATAttaatagagatataataaTGTCacccaagaataattttttaacggcTTCTCCAGTTGAAAATGCTGATGCACCTGCTGAATTCTATCAAACAATGAACATGGACAATGCACTTCAAATT TACCAAACTGACCTCTCACTAGATAAGAAACTTATTTATGATTCaaaacctgaaaaaaaaatgacaaatattTGCAATGATTCATATCCAGAAGGATCAATTGAAGCCAATATTtggaaaattatcaatttagaGGTCATGGCCGGTAAAGGATGTCCCGTAGAGAAA GGAAGTGGTTATACTTTTCCAGAATGGCTTAGAGGAACGGAACTTACGCTTAATGAACCATTGGAGTACGgcaattacaaattaaatattgattttgaTACTCCTCAAGATGCCTGGGCGTTGAAACTGTTAATTCTGTTTGAAGTAAACGAAAACTCTGAGTGCACTGTTAAAGAAAGTTTTGACGAATCAACAGAAGAACCTGAAGAATCAACAGAAGCACCTGAAGAATCAGAAGAGTCTGAACAATCAACAGAAGCACCTGAAGAATCAGAAGAGTCTGAACAATCAACAGAAGCACCTGAAGAATCAGAAGAGTCTGAACAATCAACAGAAGCACCTGAAGAGTTAGAAGAGTCTGAAGAATCAACAGAAGCACCaggaaaaaattcttactGTTATCGCCTAGATAttaatagagatataataaTGTCACCCAAGAATTACTTTTTAACGGCTTCTCCAGTTGAAAATGCTGATGCACCTGCTGAATTCTATCAAACAATGAACATGGACAATGCACTTCAAATT TACCAAACTGACCTCTCACTAGATAAGAAACTTATTTATGATTCaaaacctgaaaaaaaaatgacaaatattTGCAATGATTCATATCCAGAAGGATCAATTGAAGCCAATATTtggaaaattatcaatttagaGGTCATGGCCGGTAAAGGATGTCCCGTAGAGAAA GGAAGTGGTTATACTTTTCCAGAATGGCTTAGAGGAACGGAACTTACGCTTAATGAACCATTGGAGTACGgcaattacaaattaaatattgattttgaTACTCCTCAAGATGCCTGGGCGTTGAAACTGTTAATTCTGTTTGAAGTAAACGAAAACTCTGAGTGCACTGTTAAAGAAAGTTTTGACGAATCAACAGAAGAACCTGAAGAATCAACAGAAGCACCTGAAGAATCAGAAGAGTCTGAACAATCAACAGAAGCACCTGAAGAATCAGAAGAGTCTGAACAATCAACAGAAGCACCTGAAGAGTTAGAAGAGTCTGAAGAATCAACAGAAGCACCaggaaaaaattcttactGTTATCGCCTAGATAttaatagagatataataaTGTCacccaagaataattttttaacggcTTCTCCAGTTGAAAATGCTGATGCACCTGCTGAATTCTATCAAACAATGAACATGGACAATGCACTTCAAATT TACCAAACTGACCTCTCACTAGATAAGAAACTTATTTATGATTCaaaacctgaaaaaaaaatgacaaatattTGCAATGATTCATATCCAGAAGGATCAATTGAAGCCAATATTtggaaaattatcaatttagaGGTCATGGCCGGTAAAGGATGTCCTGTAGAGAAA GGAAGTGGTTATACTTTTCCAGAATGGCTTAGAGGAACGGAACTTACGCTTAATGAACCATTGGAGTACGgcaattacaaattaaatattgattttgaTACTCCTCAAGATGCCTGGGCGTTGAAACTGTTATTTCTGTTTGAAGTAAACGAAAACTCTGAGTGCACTGTTAAAGAAAGTTTTGACG AATCAACAGAAGCACCTGAAGAATCAGAAGAGTCTGAACAATCAACAGAAGCACCTGAAGAATCAGAAGAGTCTGAACAATCAACAGAAGCACCTGAAGAGTTAGAAGAGTCTGAAGAATCAACAGAAGCGCCAGGAAGAAATTCTTACTGTTATCACCTAGATAttaatagagatataataaTGTCacccaagaataattttttaacggcTTCTCCAGTTGGAAATGCTGATTCACCTGCTGAATTCTATCAAACAATGAATATGGACAATGCACTTCAAATT TACCAAACTGACCTCTCACTAGATAAGAAACTTATTTATGATTCaaaacctgaaaaaaaaatgacaaatattTGCAATGATTCATATCCAGAAGGATCAATTGAAGCCAATATTtggaaaattatcaatttagaGGTCATGGCCGGTAAAGGATGTCCCGTAGAGAAA GGAAGTGGTTATACTTTTCCAGAATGGCTTAGAGGAACGGAACTTACGCTTAATGAACCATTGGAGTACGgcaattacaaattaaatattgattttgaTACTCCTCAAGATGCCTGGGCGTTGAAACTGTTATTTCTGTTTGAAGTAAACGAAAACTCTGAGTGCACTGTTAAAGAAAGTTTTGACGAATCAACAGAAGAACCTGAAGAATCAACAGAAGCACCTGAAGAATCAGAAGAGTCTGAACAATCAACAGAAGCACCTGAAGAATCAGAAGAGTCTGAACAATCAACAGAAGCACCTGAAGAATCAGAAGAGTCTGAACAATCAACAGAAGCACCTGAAGAGTTAGAAGAGTCTGAAGAATCAACAGAAGCGCCAGGAAGAAATTCTTACTGTTATCACCTAGATAttaatagagatataataaTGTCacccaagaataattttttaacggcTTCTCCAGTTGGAAATGCTGATTCACCTGCTGAATTCTATCAAACAATGAATATGGACAATGCACTTCAAATT TACCAAACTGACCTCTCACTAGATAAGAAACTTATTTATGATTCaaaacctgaaaaaaaaatgacaaatattTGCAATGATTCATATCCAGAAGGATCAATTGAAGCCAATATTtggaaaattatcaatttagaGGTCATGGCCGGTAAAGGATGTCCCGTAGAGAAA GGAAGTGGTTATACTTTTCCAGAATGGCTTAGAGGAACGGAACTTACGCTTAATGAACCATTGGAGTACGgcaattacaaattaaatattgattttgaTACTCCTCAAGGTGCCTGGGCGTTGAAACTGTCATTTCTGTTTGAAGTAAACGAAAACTCTGAGTGCACTGTTAAAGAAAGTTTTGACGAATCAACAGAAGCACCTGAAGAATCAGAAGAGTCTGAAGAAGAATCAGAGCAATGTTATATAGTCGATATGGATGTCCAAGTAGTAAAAATACCAATGTTCATGGGTGTTCTAAACAAACCTATGGACAAGGATAACgcttttaaaatt AACGGAGCTGATATGAAAGTTGATGGTAAGTTCATTTATGATTCAAGATCTGAAGAAGAAATGACAAACGCCTGCGAAGATTCATATCCCGAGGGGTCTTTTCAAGCTAATATTTGGCATATGTTCAATTTGGGAATTCTGAAAGGCAAAGGATGTCCTGTCGAACAA GGAAGCATTAAGACGTTCCCTAAGAAGCTGGATGATATGCAGCTCAAGATAAACGAGCGATTAGAACCTGGTGATTACACTGCGCACCTAGACTTGGCAGCACCTGATGGGACTTGGGCTGGAGCTATTTACTTCTACTTTATGTTAGATGGTCCTTCTGAGTGTAAAGAGGAAGAAGAACCTCAAGAACCAATAAAACCATTTGAAGATGAATCCAATTCTAATTGTTACAAAGTAGATATAAGGAGAAGTACGTTACTTACACCCGAAAATAACTTTCTGAACTCTTCTGAGCCTACTGGAGATGTGACCGCAGAATTCTATCAAACCATGGACATGGAAAATGCACTTCAATTT TACCAAGCTGACATCTCCGTAAATAAGGAATCTATTTATGATTCaaaacctgaaaaaaaaatgacaaatgtTTGCGATGATTCATATCCAGAAGGATCAATTGAAGCCAATATTtggaaaattatcaatttagaGGTCATGGCCGGTAAAGGATGTCCTGTAGAAAAA GGAAGCGATTACACGTTTCCAAAGTGGCTGAGAAGAACGGAGCTTACGTTTAATGATCCATTGGAGTACGGAAACTACAAGGTGCACATGGATTTTGATACCCCTGATGGTAAATGGGCTTTGGGACTGTACTTCAATTTTGTTGTTGACGAAAATTCCATGTGTACACGTCCATGA